A window from Corynebacterium urogenitale encodes these proteins:
- the lspA gene encoding signal peptidase II, with product MTFKRVSGPALAVLLFLVAIDQITKWLVVENLEPRTAYPVIGDFFRLYLIRNPGAAFSMGVDATLVFSMFQIAATIICVVALFRVRSWWSATPAILIGAGAAGNLIDRIFRSPGGLHGHVVDFLSFGDFAIFNIADSCITVGVFLYVIYTLFIEPRRQKDSTDTERPKKEETHAQEDSLR from the coding sequence GTGACTTTCAAACGTGTTTCGGGGCCCGCGCTTGCCGTGCTGCTTTTCCTAGTTGCGATCGACCAGATCACGAAGTGGTTGGTCGTGGAGAATCTTGAGCCCCGAACCGCATATCCCGTGATCGGGGACTTTTTCCGTCTGTATCTCATTCGCAACCCTGGTGCTGCGTTTTCCATGGGAGTGGATGCCACCCTGGTGTTCTCCATGTTCCAAATCGCCGCCACAATCATCTGTGTGGTCGCCCTATTCCGCGTGCGTTCGTGGTGGTCGGCGACTCCGGCGATTCTTATTGGTGCGGGTGCGGCGGGTAATCTCATCGACCGCATCTTCCGCTCGCCGGGAGGTTTGCATGGCCATGTGGTCGATTTTCTCTCCTTCGGTGACTTTGCGATCTTCAACATTGCCGATTCTTGCATCACCGTCGGTGTATTCCTCTACGTGATCTATACGCTGTTCATTGAACCTCGACGCCAGAAGGACAGCACCGACACCGAGCGCCCCAAGAAAGAGGAAACCCACGCACAGGAGGACTCACTACGATGA
- the ileS gene encoding isoleucine--tRNA ligase, whose protein sequence is MKNIRNPRVQERTQDAMSTPAGGVYPRKDMTNGSSAFPVMEQEVLKYWAEDATFQESISQRDSSEEYVFYDGPPFANGLPHYGHLLTGYVKDIVPRYQTMRGKKVSRVFGWDCHGLPAELEAEKQLGIKGSQGVEDMGMAKFNEFCATSVLRYTDEWKDYVTRQARWVDFDNGYKTMDMDFMESVIWAFKELWDKGLIYQGFRVLPYSWAEQTPLSNQETRLDDSYKMRQDPTLTVTFPVTGAVEGSEAAEIFANHAEWGKVSLIAWTTTPWTLPSNLALAVNPTVEYSAVKVGAGSEFEGQVFLLADALIGAYAKELGEGYEVLCSFPGSKLVGLTYEPIFKYFEDHPNAFQVLGADYVTTEDGTGVVHQAPAFGEDDMFTCEAAGIEVVIPVDMDGKFTSQVPEYQGQLVFDANKNIIKDLKVEGRVVRHQTIEHSYPHSWRSGEPLIYMALPSWFVAVTKFRDRMVELNHEQIDWMPSHIRDGQFGKWLEGARDWNISRNRYWGAPIPVWVSDNDEYPRMDVYGSLDELERDFGVRPKSLHRPDIDELTRPNPDDPTGKSTMRRVPEVLDCWFESGSMPFAQKHYPFENKDWFDSHSPADFIVEYSGQTRGWFYTLHVLSTALFDRPAFKKVVAHGIVLGDDGLKMSKSKGNYPNVNEVFDRDGSDAMRWFLMSSPILRGGNLIVTEQGIREGVRQAMLPMWNAYSFLRLYASKPAQYDVSSTNVLDRYILAKLHDAVANVTAALDDTDVAGATDEIRTFCDALTNWYVRRSRNRFWEGDTVHPEAFNTLYTVLETLCRIAAPLLPMTTEVIWRGLTGERSVHLSDWPQAESLPQDEVLVEAMDAVREVSSATSSLRKAQKLRNRLPLPKLTVALPAAADLEEFTSIIADEVNVKEVILTDDVASVGRFDVVVNARAAGPRLGKDVQRVIKAVKSGNYEVSESGAVIADGIELQDGEYSRKLVATDPENTAEVAGIGGLVVLDTNVTEELEAEGWAADRVRGLQDARKQAGFEVTDRISVRLSVPEDKKVWAEQHADAIAKEVLATEFMVTTGKQLPTDVADGCTAEVIKTEG, encoded by the coding sequence ATGAAAAACATCAGGAACCCACGAGTACAGGAACGGACACAAGACGCGATGAGCACCCCAGCAGGCGGCGTATATCCCCGCAAAGACATGACCAATGGTTCTTCCGCCTTCCCCGTCATGGAACAGGAAGTACTGAAGTACTGGGCTGAAGATGCCACTTTCCAGGAATCCATCTCCCAGCGCGATAGCTCCGAAGAATACGTCTTCTACGATGGGCCTCCCTTCGCCAATGGCCTGCCGCACTATGGACACCTGCTTACGGGCTACGTCAAGGACATTGTTCCTCGTTACCAAACGATGCGCGGTAAGAAGGTTTCCCGCGTGTTCGGCTGGGACTGCCATGGCCTTCCCGCTGAGCTTGAAGCCGAGAAGCAACTGGGAATCAAGGGATCCCAGGGCGTCGAAGACATGGGAATGGCCAAGTTCAACGAGTTCTGCGCAACGTCGGTGCTGCGGTACACCGATGAGTGGAAGGACTATGTCACCCGCCAGGCCCGCTGGGTGGACTTCGACAATGGCTACAAGACCATGGACATGGACTTCATGGAGTCCGTCATCTGGGCCTTCAAGGAGCTATGGGATAAGGGGCTGATCTACCAGGGCTTCCGCGTTCTGCCGTACTCCTGGGCCGAGCAAACTCCGCTGTCGAATCAAGAGACGCGCCTCGATGATTCCTACAAGATGCGCCAGGATCCGACGCTGACAGTGACGTTCCCAGTAACCGGCGCAGTGGAAGGCTCCGAGGCAGCCGAGATCTTCGCAAACCACGCAGAGTGGGGCAAGGTTTCGCTGATCGCCTGGACGACTACTCCGTGGACCTTGCCATCCAACTTGGCACTCGCCGTGAACCCGACGGTGGAGTACTCCGCTGTGAAGGTCGGTGCCGGTTCTGAGTTTGAGGGCCAGGTATTCTTGCTGGCTGACGCGCTCATTGGTGCCTATGCCAAGGAACTTGGCGAGGGGTATGAGGTACTGTGCTCCTTCCCAGGATCGAAGCTCGTGGGTCTGACCTACGAGCCGATCTTTAAGTACTTTGAGGATCACCCGAACGCCTTCCAGGTGCTGGGTGCCGACTATGTCACCACCGAAGACGGAACGGGCGTGGTGCACCAGGCACCGGCTTTCGGTGAGGACGATATGTTTACGTGTGAGGCCGCTGGGATCGAGGTCGTCATTCCCGTGGACATGGACGGCAAGTTCACCTCCCAGGTGCCGGAGTACCAAGGCCAGCTGGTGTTCGACGCGAACAAGAACATCATCAAGGACCTCAAGGTCGAGGGTCGCGTGGTGCGCCACCAGACCATCGAGCACTCCTACCCGCATTCCTGGCGCTCCGGTGAGCCGCTGATCTACATGGCATTGCCGTCCTGGTTCGTTGCTGTGACGAAGTTCCGCGATCGTATGGTGGAGCTGAATCACGAGCAGATCGACTGGATGCCATCCCACATTCGCGATGGCCAGTTCGGTAAGTGGTTGGAGGGTGCCCGCGACTGGAATATCTCCCGTAACCGTTACTGGGGAGCGCCGATCCCAGTGTGGGTCTCCGATAACGATGAGTACCCGCGTATGGACGTCTACGGTTCCCTTGATGAGTTGGAACGGGACTTTGGCGTGCGTCCAAAGTCACTGCACCGTCCGGATATCGATGAGCTGACCCGCCCGAATCCGGATGATCCGACTGGCAAGTCCACGATGCGCCGTGTGCCCGAGGTGCTGGACTGCTGGTTTGAGTCCGGCTCCATGCCTTTCGCGCAGAAGCACTACCCATTCGAGAACAAGGATTGGTTCGATTCCCACTCGCCTGCGGACTTCATTGTGGAGTACTCGGGCCAAACTCGGGGATGGTTCTACACCTTGCACGTGCTATCCACCGCACTGTTCGATCGCCCGGCATTCAAGAAGGTCGTGGCACACGGCATCGTCCTCGGCGACGACGGATTGAAGATGTCCAAGTCCAAGGGCAACTACCCAAACGTCAATGAGGTCTTCGACCGCGATGGTTCCGACGCCATGCGCTGGTTCCTCATGTCCAGCCCCATCTTGCGCGGTGGCAACCTCATCGTGACCGAGCAGGGCATCCGTGAGGGCGTTCGCCAGGCGATGCTGCCGATGTGGAATGCTTACTCCTTCCTGCGCCTCTATGCTTCCAAGCCGGCACAGTACGATGTGAGCTCCACCAACGTGCTGGATCGCTACATCCTGGCGAAGCTGCACGATGCGGTAGCAAATGTGACCGCAGCACTAGACGATACGGACGTTGCTGGAGCGACGGATGAGATCCGCACATTCTGTGACGCGTTGACGAACTGGTATGTCCGCCGTTCCCGTAACCGTTTCTGGGAAGGCGACACGGTTCACCCCGAGGCCTTCAACACCTTGTACACCGTGCTGGAGACGCTGTGCCGGATTGCAGCTCCGCTACTGCCGATGACAACGGAAGTGATCTGGCGTGGCCTGACTGGCGAGCGCTCCGTCCACCTGTCCGATTGGCCACAGGCAGAAAGCCTGCCACAAGATGAAGTTCTCGTGGAGGCCATGGACGCGGTCCGTGAAGTCAGCTCCGCGACGAGTTCGTTGCGTAAGGCGCAGAAATTGCGCAACCGCCTGCCGCTGCCGAAGCTGACGGTGGCCTTGCCTGCAGCTGCCGACCTGGAGGAATTCACATCCATTATCGCCGATGAGGTCAATGTCAAGGAAGTTATCTTGACTGATGATGTGGCCTCCGTGGGTCGGTTTGACGTGGTCGTGAACGCCCGCGCTGCAGGTCCGCGTCTTGGCAAGGACGTTCAGCGTGTGATTAAGGCTGTGAAATCCGGCAATTACGAGGTATCCGAGTCCGGTGCAGTTATTGCTGACGGCATTGAACTGCAGGACGGAGAATACTCCCGCAAGCTGGTCGCCACCGATCCGGAGAATACTGCGGAGGTAGCGGGCATCGGCGGTTTGGTGGTACTGGATACCAACGTCACTGAGGAGCTGGAGGCTGAGGGCTGGGCGGCTGACCGTGTCCGCGGTTTGCAGGATGCCCGAAAGCAGGCTGGTTTCGAGGTTACCGACCGCATCTCCGTGCGCCTGTCTGTACCGGAGGATAAGAAGGTGTGGGCCGAGCAACACGCTGACGCTATCGCTAAGGAAGTGTTGGCGACCGAGTTCATGGTGACGACTGGCAAGCAACTGCCAACCGATGTGGCTGATGGCTGCACCGCAGAGGTCATCAAGACTGAGGGTTAG
- a CDS encoding asparaginase, translating into MTHPEPRTVVVLGTGGTISCTRNAQGDLTPSRRIEDIVTQAHLDQIPGLHVVTHDVMSLDSSALRLEDIDTLMSAVHTALTRTDYLTPLAGVILIHGTDTMEETAMAVHEFFPDAPVPLLLTGAQRPFDDPHPDGPVNLRTAAGLLMSLPAGHTFPPQIVFGGLILPAQGTTKTHTHSDQGFSFSGPSDPPRVPASHPARLMASDLPAPPPLSGLSVEIIEACAGSSSLVLDAICSAEQQIDGLVISALGSGNVPPTMVKALSNVSFPIMVCTRVPRGGVNFIYGGDGGGAALQRAGMRSGEHLRPSQARVRLLCEAAHHRAQD; encoded by the coding sequence ATGACTCACCCCGAACCTCGCACCGTGGTTGTTTTAGGCACCGGTGGCACGATTTCCTGCACCCGTAACGCCCAAGGTGACCTTACTCCCTCCCGGCGCATCGAGGACATCGTAACCCAGGCACACCTCGACCAAATTCCTGGCCTACATGTGGTCACACACGATGTGATGTCGCTCGATTCCTCCGCCCTTCGCCTCGAGGACATCGACACCCTCATGTCCGCGGTACACACGGCGCTAACAAGGACCGATTACCTAACCCCATTGGCCGGCGTGATCCTCATCCATGGCACGGACACGATGGAAGAGACAGCCATGGCAGTCCACGAGTTCTTCCCCGACGCGCCCGTGCCTCTCCTTTTGACCGGCGCCCAACGCCCCTTCGACGATCCCCACCCGGATGGCCCTGTCAACCTGCGCACCGCTGCAGGGCTGCTCATGTCCCTCCCCGCTGGCCATACGTTCCCACCGCAAATCGTTTTTGGCGGCCTGATCCTTCCTGCGCAGGGCACGACCAAAACTCACACACATTCCGATCAGGGCTTCAGCTTCTCCGGCCCCTCCGATCCACCACGGGTTCCTGCCTCCCACCCGGCTCGGTTGATGGCTAGCGACCTTCCCGCCCCACCACCGCTATCCGGGTTGTCCGTCGAGATCATCGAGGCCTGTGCCGGCTCTTCCTCCCTTGTTCTCGACGCCATCTGCTCCGCGGAGCAGCAGATCGATGGATTGGTCATCTCAGCCTTGGGCAGCGGTAATGTCCCACCGACAATGGTGAAGGCACTGTCCAATGTGTCTTTCCCCATTATGGTCTGCACGCGAGTTCCACGCGGAGGTGTGAATTTCATCTACGGCGGGGACGGTGGAGGCGCTGCGCTCCAGCGCGCAGGAATGCGCTCGGGGGAACATCTCCGCCCCTCGCAAGCTCGTGTACGCCTGCTATGCGAGGCAGCACATCACCGCGCGCAGGATTGA
- a CDS encoding DivIVA domain-containing protein, producing MPLTPADVHNVAFSKPPIGKRGYNEDEVDQFLDLVEDTLAELRDENADLKMKVEELGNGSTTAAASGSQVDEAELRKKIEAEVRKDVEAQVRKDVEAEYAQKQASQTSQSANTVDAEAKVRKELEAKYESRIKDAEDRAKAAEERAKKAEAEAADARKSGGSAAPAAAAGVAGAAGGAVTANGEGAPATAETHMQAARVLSLAQEMADRLTGDAKAESNAMLQDARNEAKKTIDDANSSSRKTLDDAQKTADSQLNDAKTRSEKMLADAKQKSEAQLADADQRSKTMIADATAQSEAQIRQAQDKATALQQDAERKHTEIMNTVKKQQTTLEGRIEELRTYEREYRTRLKTFLESQLEELNSRGTAAPAGSPEVEGNNR from the coding sequence ATGCCGCTGACTCCAGCTGACGTGCATAACGTGGCTTTTAGCAAGCCGCCAATTGGCAAGCGAGGCTACAACGAGGATGAGGTTGATCAGTTCCTCGACCTCGTTGAAGACACCCTTGCTGAGCTGCGTGATGAGAACGCTGACCTGAAGATGAAGGTCGAGGAGCTCGGCAACGGCTCTACCACTGCGGCTGCCTCCGGTTCTCAGGTGGATGAGGCTGAGCTTCGTAAGAAGATCGAGGCCGAAGTCCGCAAGGACGTTGAGGCACAAGTCCGCAAGGATGTCGAGGCTGAGTACGCCCAGAAGCAGGCATCCCAGACCAGCCAGAGCGCTAATACGGTCGATGCCGAGGCCAAGGTTCGCAAGGAGCTCGAGGCGAAGTACGAGTCTCGGATCAAGGATGCCGAGGACCGTGCCAAGGCCGCTGAAGAGCGTGCCAAGAAGGCTGAGGCTGAGGCTGCCGACGCTCGCAAGTCCGGTGGCTCTGCAGCTCCTGCCGCAGCGGCTGGTGTTGCCGGCGCTGCCGGTGGCGCAGTCACGGCCAATGGCGAAGGTGCTCCAGCAACCGCAGAGACTCACATGCAGGCCGCACGCGTGCTGTCCCTCGCCCAGGAGATGGCTGACCGCCTGACCGGCGATGCCAAGGCAGAGTCCAACGCAATGCTGCAGGACGCTCGCAACGAGGCGAAGAAGACCATCGACGACGCAAACTCCAGCTCCCGCAAGACCCTGGACGATGCACAGAAGACCGCTGATTCCCAGCTGAACGACGCTAAGACCCGCTCCGAAAAGATGCTCGCCGATGCGAAGCAGAAGTCCGAAGCGCAGCTCGCCGACGCTGATCAGCGTTCCAAGACCATGATCGCGGATGCCACTGCACAGTCCGAGGCTCAGATCCGTCAGGCTCAGGACAAGGCAACTGCCCTGCAGCAGGACGCGGAGCGCAAGCACACCGAGATCATGAACACGGTGAAGAAGCAGCAGACCACCCTGGAGGGTCGCATCGAGGAACTCCGCACCTACGAGCGCGAGTACCGCACCCGCCTGAAGACTTTCCTCGAGTCCCAGCTGGAGGAGCTCAATTCTCGCGGTACCGCTGCACCAGCTGGTTCCCCAGAGGTTGAGGGCAACAACCGCTAA
- a CDS encoding YggT family protein has protein sequence MLTFVLAVAWLCRIFSLILVFRIVIEMTQSFSRNWRPQRWFILIAEPIFVVTDPPVKALRRIIPPLRLGGVALDLSVLVLFFALSLIPSLLFLLV, from the coding sequence GTGCTGACTTTTGTACTAGCAGTCGCATGGCTGTGTAGGATCTTCTCTCTGATCCTTGTTTTCCGCATTGTAATTGAGATGACCCAGTCGTTTTCGCGCAATTGGCGCCCACAGCGTTGGTTCATTCTCATTGCGGAGCCGATCTTTGTTGTAACTGACCCGCCTGTGAAAGCACTGCGGAGAATCATCCCGCCACTCCGTTTAGGTGGCGTTGCGCTCGACCTGTCCGTGTTGGTCCTCTTCTTCGCGCTGTCGCTCATTCCGAGCCTGCTTTTCCTCCTGGTGTAA
- the rarD gene encoding EamA family transporter RarD — MIWGLLAYGMWGLFPAFFPLLKPAAPLEILSHRVVWTFVFMAVVLLLIRGYKQLRAITFKQWLVVTAAAVVISINWGLYVYAVNNDHVADAALGYFINPLVSVMLGVIVLREGLRGLQRISVGLALVAVVVMTVMLGNPPWISLGLALSFGIYGLIKKQIQLSPQISLMAETSVLAPVGVVYIAVLQTQEMNTFTTEGTGHAVLLMFAGVVTALPLLCFARAAHEMTLTSLGMVQYFTPMLQMLWAVFVTKEYIEPGRWIGFVIIWVALVIFIADLLRIGRNNRRARRAVPLESGDRTAGD, encoded by the coding sequence ATGATCTGGGGACTCCTGGCTTATGGCATGTGGGGCTTATTCCCCGCATTCTTCCCGCTTCTTAAGCCGGCGGCGCCGCTGGAGATTCTGTCGCACCGAGTGGTGTGGACTTTCGTCTTCATGGCTGTGGTACTGCTGCTCATCCGTGGCTATAAGCAACTCCGCGCTATTACTTTCAAGCAATGGTTGGTAGTGACGGCTGCTGCCGTCGTCATCTCCATTAATTGGGGGCTCTACGTCTACGCGGTGAATAACGACCACGTGGCGGACGCAGCCCTGGGCTACTTCATTAACCCACTGGTTAGCGTGATGCTTGGGGTTATTGTCCTACGAGAAGGGCTCCGCGGGTTGCAGAGGATCTCCGTTGGCTTGGCCTTGGTGGCTGTCGTAGTGATGACGGTGATGCTGGGCAATCCGCCTTGGATCTCCCTGGGCTTGGCTTTGTCCTTTGGTATCTACGGTCTCATTAAGAAGCAGATTCAGCTATCGCCGCAAATTTCGCTGATGGCGGAGACGAGTGTGTTGGCTCCAGTTGGCGTAGTGTATATTGCGGTCCTGCAGACGCAGGAGATGAATACTTTCACCACGGAGGGGACAGGACATGCGGTGCTACTCATGTTCGCCGGTGTGGTGACGGCGCTGCCCTTGCTGTGCTTCGCGCGTGCGGCACACGAGATGACGCTGACGAGCTTGGGGATGGTGCAGTACTTTACCCCCATGTTGCAGATGCTGTGGGCGGTGTTCGTGACGAAGGAGTATATCGAGCCGGGGCGGTGGATTGGCTTTGTCATCATTTGGGTGGCCCTGGTGATATTCATCGCCGATCTCCTTCGTATTGGGCGCAACAACCGGCGTGCGCGACGGGCCGTTCCCCTGGAATCTGGGGACCGTACCGCGGGCGACTAA
- a CDS encoding RluA family pseudouridine synthase, producing the protein MTRENRVMPVPDGLAGMRVDAGLSRLLGLSRTAVAELASNGDILQDGAAAGKSDRLVAGAWLDVTLPEPPRDLAAEPPQHVEGMDILYSDDDVIVVDKPVGVAAHPTLGWEGPTVTAGLAAAGFRISTSGPPERKGIVQRLDVGTSGVMIVAASERAYTVLKRAFRNREVTKTYHALVQGHPDPTSGTIDAPIARHPSAGWRFAVRDDGKHAVTHYDTLEAHREASLLKVSLETGRTHQIRVHFSSLHHPLVGDPMYGCDPKLAERLGLIRQWLHAVSLGFPHPSGKFMTVESPYPDDLAEALRRLREANGVR; encoded by the coding sequence ATGACCCGTGAAAATCGCGTGATGCCCGTGCCTGACGGACTCGCCGGGATGCGGGTCGATGCTGGCTTGTCCAGGCTGCTTGGATTGTCGCGCACAGCCGTGGCAGAACTCGCGAGCAATGGAGACATCCTCCAGGATGGGGCGGCTGCGGGGAAGTCCGATCGCCTCGTGGCCGGAGCTTGGCTGGATGTGACCCTGCCAGAGCCACCGCGCGACTTGGCCGCGGAGCCTCCGCAGCACGTCGAGGGAATGGACATTCTTTACTCCGACGATGACGTGATTGTTGTGGATAAGCCGGTCGGCGTGGCCGCGCACCCAACCCTCGGCTGGGAAGGCCCGACGGTCACCGCAGGGCTGGCTGCTGCCGGATTCCGCATCTCCACCTCCGGCCCACCCGAGCGTAAGGGGATTGTGCAGCGGTTGGACGTGGGCACTAGTGGCGTCATGATCGTGGCCGCATCCGAACGCGCCTACACGGTGCTCAAGCGTGCCTTCCGTAACAGGGAGGTGACGAAAACCTACCACGCCTTGGTTCAAGGGCACCCGGACCCGACGAGCGGCACGATCGACGCACCGATCGCCCGACACCCGTCCGCCGGTTGGCGATTCGCCGTGAGGGATGATGGCAAACACGCCGTGACGCACTACGACACGCTCGAGGCACACCGAGAAGCCAGCTTGCTCAAGGTGTCTCTGGAAACCGGGCGGACACACCAGATTCGAGTGCACTTCTCTTCGCTGCACCACCCCCTCGTTGGCGACCCGATGTATGGTTGCGATCCCAAGCTTGCTGAGCGCCTCGGGTTGATCAGACAGTGGCTCCATGCCGTGAGCTTGGGCTTCCCACACCCCAGCGGGAAGTTTATGACGGTTGAGTCACCCTACCCGGATGATCTGGCTGAAGCGCTACGAAGGTTGCGGGAGGCCAATGGTGTCCGATAA
- a CDS encoding DNA polymerase IV, whose product MAHIDMDAFFAAVEQLTRPTLKGRPVLVGGMSGRGVVAGASYEAREYGARSAMPMSQAQRLCRGRAVVVRPRFEVYKAASRRIFRVIRSFAGTVEQLSVDEGFAEPEQLVGATEEQARSWALQLQAAVEEETGLPSSVGMASTKLDAKMASDLGKPHGVAVVPALKRMDIFGPRPVAELWGIGRVAQGRLTEVGVHTIGEFVAMDRADVKSLLGSVGLDIQRMAHGDDTRPVAPRARTKQVSAERTLETDVRTSVDIWPYVEEAAKAAHARLLKDGRAARTVTAKVRTADFHIHTRSATLPTGTDDLSVITAAAKRVLPRPEQIGAIRLVGVGLTGLVDNRQELLFPELINPATKSDVVITTGESDEEQQAKKIGDFGPLNARVTDGNRWQPTQDIVHEDYGHGWVQGTGSGVVSVRFETRVTGPGKTKTFAVDDPALSPGHPLDSLAWPPEELGEDTDPQV is encoded by the coding sequence GTGGCACACATCGACATGGATGCCTTCTTTGCCGCCGTTGAGCAGCTCACCCGCCCAACTCTCAAAGGGCGGCCGGTACTCGTCGGAGGCATGAGTGGTCGAGGTGTGGTTGCGGGCGCTTCCTATGAAGCCCGTGAGTATGGCGCTCGTTCCGCCATGCCCATGAGCCAGGCTCAACGGCTATGCCGAGGTAGAGCTGTAGTGGTTCGCCCTCGCTTTGAGGTGTATAAGGCCGCCTCGCGACGGATTTTCCGCGTGATCAGATCCTTCGCAGGAACCGTGGAGCAACTCAGTGTGGACGAGGGTTTTGCTGAACCCGAGCAGTTGGTTGGTGCAACTGAAGAGCAGGCTCGCTCGTGGGCGCTGCAGTTGCAAGCGGCAGTTGAGGAGGAAACTGGACTGCCTTCCTCGGTGGGCATGGCATCCACAAAGCTCGATGCGAAGATGGCCAGCGACCTGGGTAAACCGCACGGTGTGGCAGTAGTGCCTGCTCTGAAGAGAATGGACATTTTCGGGCCTCGGCCCGTGGCGGAACTGTGGGGCATTGGTCGCGTGGCACAGGGGCGGCTGACGGAAGTTGGCGTGCATACTATCGGGGAATTTGTCGCTATGGACCGCGCAGACGTGAAATCCTTGCTCGGATCAGTGGGGTTGGATATTCAGCGCATGGCTCATGGCGACGACACCCGCCCGGTGGCTCCACGTGCTCGCACCAAACAGGTCAGCGCGGAACGCACACTTGAGACGGATGTGCGTACCAGCGTGGATATCTGGCCCTATGTAGAGGAGGCTGCGAAGGCTGCGCACGCTCGGCTGCTCAAAGACGGCCGTGCAGCCCGCACTGTCACCGCAAAGGTGCGCACGGCCGACTTTCACATTCATACCCGCTCAGCCACGCTTCCGACGGGAACCGATGATCTTAGTGTGATCACAGCTGCCGCCAAGCGTGTGTTACCGCGCCCGGAGCAGATCGGCGCCATTCGACTCGTGGGCGTGGGACTGACGGGGTTAGTGGATAACCGTCAGGAACTACTGTTTCCTGAGTTGATCAATCCGGCCACGAAGTCGGATGTTGTGATCACGACGGGTGAAAGTGACGAGGAGCAGCAGGCGAAAAAGATCGGGGACTTTGGTCCCCTCAATGCCCGAGTCACCGATGGGAATCGCTGGCAACCTACGCAGGACATCGTTCATGAGGATTACGGCCACGGCTGGGTGCAGGGGACTGGCTCGGGTGTGGTGAGTGTGCGTTTTGAAACCCGGGTGACTGGCCCAGGGAAGACGAAGACTTTTGCCGTTGACGATCCAGCGCTCTCGCCAGGGCATCCATTGGACTCTTTAGCGTGGCCGCCTGAAGAACTAGGTGAGGACACGGACCCACAGGTCTAG
- a CDS encoding cell division protein SepF: MSDSFGGKIKDFFGFGEVDNYRDPYYGDSYREEREERDERDARSREDRDARGARVERSADRYAPRTAGSSYRDYGASSRPTSRYGEPESPRGAGTPQKTSEPQVVRLSLSEYGQAVELVEIIKTGDVVVFNLGGMEKSQAARVLDFATGLAKGVDAELKKLRGVRNFVMIPDGLTLEQSQLDQLVEDL; this comes from the coding sequence ATGTCTGATTCTTTCGGCGGAAAGATCAAGGACTTCTTCGGATTCGGTGAGGTCGACAACTACCGCGACCCGTATTACGGCGATTCCTACCGTGAGGAGCGCGAAGAGCGTGACGAGCGCGATGCACGTAGTCGCGAGGATCGCGATGCGCGGGGTGCCCGTGTGGAGCGCTCTGCAGACCGTTACGCGCCACGTACAGCTGGCTCCAGTTACCGCGATTATGGCGCATCCTCTCGACCTACCTCACGCTACGGGGAGCCGGAGTCTCCTCGTGGTGCCGGTACACCACAGAAGACTTCCGAGCCTCAGGTTGTTCGCCTCTCCCTGTCCGAGTACGGCCAAGCCGTTGAGCTCGTAGAGATCATCAAGACTGGTGATGTAGTTGTTTTCAACTTGGGCGGAATGGAAAAGAGTCAAGCCGCTCGAGTGCTGGATTTCGCTACTGGCTTGGCCAAGGGCGTGGATGCGGAATTGAAGAAGCTGCGTGGAGTGCGTAACTTCGTGATGATTCCGGACGGCCTTACGTTGGAACAGAGCCAGCTCGATCAGCTGGTCGAAGACCTGTAA